One stretch of Geoalkalibacter ferrihydriticus DSM 17813 DNA includes these proteins:
- the rsxA gene encoding electron transport complex subunit RsxA: MTELALILISAVFVNNFVLARFLGICPFMGVSKKVETALGMGMAVTFVMTVAAVATWLIQYFILTPLNIEYLQTIAFILVIASLVQLVETVMQKTSPALYQSLGIFLPLITTNCAVIGLAVLSIQNEYTFLEAVVFALGAAIGFTLALVLFAGLRERIELAPVPAAFRGAAIGFVTAGLLSLAFMGFAGLVKG, encoded by the coding sequence GTGACCGAACTTGCCCTCATTCTCATCAGTGCCGTCTTCGTCAACAACTTCGTGCTCGCCCGGTTCCTCGGCATCTGCCCCTTTATGGGGGTGTCGAAAAAGGTTGAAACGGCCTTGGGAATGGGCATGGCGGTAACCTTTGTCATGACCGTCGCGGCTGTCGCGACCTGGCTGATCCAATATTTTATCCTGACCCCTTTGAACATTGAATATCTGCAAACCATCGCCTTTATTCTCGTTATTGCCTCGCTGGTGCAGTTGGTGGAAACGGTGATGCAGAAAACCAGCCCGGCACTTTATCAGTCCCTCGGCATTTTCTTGCCGCTGATCACCACCAACTGTGCAGTGATCGGGTTGGCGGTTCTCAGTATCCAGAACGAGTACACATTTCTTGAGGCCGTGGTGTTTGCTCTCGGGGCTGCCATCGGTTTTACCTTGGCGCTGGTGCTCTTTGCCGGTTTGCGCGAGCGTATCGAGCTTGCGCCGGTGCCCGCTGCCTTTCGCGGGGCGGCCATCGGTTTTGTCACGGCCGGCCTGCTTTCCCTGGCCTTTATGGGCTTTGCCGGATTGGTGAAGGGATGA
- a CDS encoding RnfABCDGE type electron transport complex subunit B yields the protein MLEAILSLGGIGLTAAIILGLAAKKFAVEVDPRELALLEALPGANCGACGYPGCSGFAQALAEGRADPGDCTPGGKETVEQVARILGVAAVSSDPQVAVVLCQGDRQHAADKYRYLGIDDCNAAQKLIGGPKHCPGGCLGLGSCLRVCPFGAIEITPQGLAVISREFCTGCTKCVAVCPRELIRMTPAAAEVHVLCNSHDKGAVVRKYCSIGCIACHICHKAAPQAYIVEDFLARVVYEHHGDAAPGVEKCPTKCIRDFAKGYPAGSSFLGPASSSKPDIAA from the coding sequence ATGCTTGAAGCGATACTGAGTCTTGGTGGCATCGGCTTGACGGCCGCGATTATTCTGGGCCTGGCCGCGAAAAAATTCGCCGTTGAAGTCGATCCGCGCGAACTGGCTCTGCTTGAGGCGTTGCCCGGAGCCAATTGCGGCGCTTGCGGCTACCCCGGCTGTAGCGGGTTTGCCCAGGCGCTGGCCGAAGGCCGGGCTGATCCCGGTGACTGCACGCCGGGTGGCAAGGAAACGGTGGAACAGGTTGCGCGCATCCTTGGTGTGGCGGCGGTCAGTTCTGACCCGCAGGTTGCGGTGGTCCTGTGCCAGGGCGATCGTCAGCACGCCGCGGATAAGTATCGCTATCTGGGGATCGACGATTGCAACGCGGCACAGAAGCTAATCGGCGGCCCCAAACACTGTCCCGGTGGATGTCTGGGTCTGGGAAGCTGTTTGCGGGTTTGCCCCTTCGGCGCCATCGAAATCACTCCCCAGGGGCTTGCGGTGATCAGCCGCGAATTCTGCACGGGCTGTACCAAGTGCGTCGCGGTCTGCCCGCGCGAATTGATCCGCATGACACCCGCAGCCGCCGAGGTGCATGTGCTGTGCAACAGCCACGACAAGGGCGCGGTGGTGCGCAAATATTGTTCGATCGGCTGTATCGCCTGCCATATCTGCCACAAGGCCGCGCCCCAGGCCTACATCGTCGAGGATTTTCTCGCGCGGGTGGTGTATGAGCATCACGGGGACGCGGCGCCGGGGGTCGAGAAGTGTCCGACCAAATGTATTCGCGACTTTGCCAAGGGCTATCCCGCGGGAAGCTCCTTCCTGGGGCCTGCATCATCTTCCAAACCGGATATCGCGGCCTGA